The Ficedula albicollis isolate OC2 chromosome 9, FicAlb1.5, whole genome shotgun sequence DNA window atttaatgaTTAATTAATGGTTAATTAACACCTTCCCTGATGGATGGCTTGGTGGTTCCATCCCATGTGGGGATGGATTTGCCAAGGGAGCTCCCCCTCCCTTCTGCAAATCCAAATTATTCAAGGAGCTGGGAATtatccctgcccgtggcagggttTGGAATTAACTGACCTttcaggtcctttccaacccagaccattccaTAATTTTATGAACTCAGCCAGCCAAGGGGAATTGTCCTCAAaaattaaatggattttttttttcccagcagcaaaacTTTGTTCTTTCTTAATTCCTTAACttaggacaaaaggaaatggcctcaggggaggtttagattggatattgggaaaattccttcatggcCTGGCACAGTCACCACCCTGGAGGGATTTCTCAGATgtctggggacatggggcagggTGGTCTTCCTTCATGGCCTGGCACAGTCACCATCCTGGAGGGATTTCTCAGATgtctggggacatggggcagggTGGTCTTGGAAGAATGGTTGGACTGGGTGAtcttagaggccttttccaacctaattgcATGATTAACTCCCCTTGGAAACCACCTGGCTGGAAAAGGTGGAGAGCTCTCCCTCACTGACTGTGCCACAGCCTTGTGCTGcccggggtgggggggggggaattttcCCAGTTTGAGTCTTGCAGGAACTTCCAGAGATCCCATAACCCAggtgtgtttttctcttccctcaggtttctcagctcagagctgagccaaggaaggaggaggaggaggaggaggaggaggaggtgggaagatcggaagagcgggggggggggggggggggggggggggggggggggggggggggggggggggggggggggggggggggggggggggggggggggggggggggggggggggggggggggggggggggggggggggggggggggggggggggggggggggggggggggggggggggggggggggggggggggggggggggggggggggggggggggggggggggggggggggggggggggggggggggggggggggggggggggggggggggggggggtaatccaggtgtgtttttctcttccctcaggtttctcagctcagagctgagccaaggaaggaggaggaggaggaggaggaggaggtgggagctTCCCAACCCAACCATTCTGCTcccctgggatcctgctggggtTCAGGAATGTTCATGGCATCCTCACTCAGCAGGAAGTTCAGGCAGGATCCTCCAGAGGAACAAGAATGGAATTTTGTGTGGCTAGAAGCCACTTCCAAGACTTGCAGGAGAGGTGGATCCTGGAATTCTGCACTTCACCCCCAGGGAAAGCCACAAACACTGGAAGAAACCACTTGGTCTTTttcatcaaaaagaaaaagatttttatttccatcagggaaaaaaaaaaacagggtgAAGAATTCCCCTAGGGAAAGCCACAAACACTGGAAGAAACCACTTGGTCTTTttcatcaaaaagaaaaagatttttatttccatcagggaaaaaaaaaacagggtgAAGAATTCCTCTGGAAACTTTCATCCCCTTCCAAAAAGCACTGAACTGCCAGAATCATGAGGTACATTGGATTTCTCATGGATCAGGGAAGAATAATCCTGAACTTGTACCAAATCCCTTTGCAAAATCACTGTATATATGGAATTACTGTATAGATCCTCAACATCCAGTCCTTGTTAAGCTGTGGTTCTGCTTCCTGAAATTCCCAAAGATTGGGAACACCCCTGTGAACTTCAGGCAGCttggaatttccccatggaattTCTTCTCCCCTCTTTTCTGTATAGTTTGTCTCCATTTTTTACATTgtataattcttttttttttttttttttttgtacgaggggcttttttttttttttttttttttgtacgAGAGGCTTTTTATacttctttgggtttttttacttgttttattCAATCTTGAATAGAATTTAGGTGCTTAAAATGTGAGGAGCTgaaatccctgtgctgcaggattggaaaaaatttgggaaaaatggaatttgcaGAAGAGAGGAGTAACCAGATCCAGGATTGTCTTGTTTTTAAGGCCGTGGGATATTGGGATCAACTTCCTCCGTGTAtgtttgggaaaggaaaacatacttttgaaaaataaggattaaacaggaaaaatttcCATGATTTCCATCcgaattttgattttttagtTGGATGAAGTGTTGGGAAGTTGTTGAATTcctgggaagaggaggatggAAGTTGTTCCTCAGCgtctggaaaagctggaggtGCCACCAAAAGCAtccaaggggtttttttttgggatggaaatcccaaatatcccaccccattccaacccctgccaggggcagggacacctgccctATGCCAGGtttttccaagaggaaaacTTGGATTTTAAACCACACCAATCACAGGGAGGTGCCTTCCCAGCAACATCCAAATTATTCCAAAGGATTCGTGATGGATCCCAagtgacaaaaaaaccccctgtGATTTTGAAGAAACATTGATTTTATTAAGCAATAAATAGGGAATATCATAAATAAATCATGGACTTGAGTGAAATATCATCATAAATAAATCAGGGAATATAATCATAAATAAATCAAGGAATATCATCATAAATCAGGGAATAGAATGGAATATCATCATAAATGAAGGAATATCGTAATAAATAAATCAGGGAATAtagtaataaataaatcaagGAGTATCATCCTAAATAAATCAGGATTTAGAAAGGAATCTCAAGTAAATCAAGGAATATCATAAATAAATCAGGGAGTAAAATGGAAtatcataaatgaaaaaatatcctcataaatcaggaaataaaataataaatcaagGAATATAATCATAAATAAATCATGAAATAGAATCTCAAATGAAGGAATATCataaatggggggggggggggggggggggggggggggggggggggggggggggggggggggggggggggggggggggggggggggggggggggggggggggggggggggggggggggggggggggggggggggggggggggggggggggggggggggggggggggggggggggggggggggggggggggggggggggggggggggggggggggggggggggggggggggggggggggggggggggggggggggggggggggggggggggggggggggggggggggggggggggggggggggggggggggggggggggggggggggggggggggggggggggggggggggggggggggggggggggggggggggggggggggggggggggggggggggggggggggggggggggggggggggggggggggggggggggggggggggggggggggggggggggggggggggggggggggggggggggggggggggggggggggggggggggggggggggggggggggggggggggggggggggggggggggggggggggggggggggggggggggggggggggggggggggggggggggggggggggggggggggggggggggggggggggggggggggggggggggggggggggggggggggggggggggggggggggggggggggggggggggggggggggggggggggggggggggggggggggggggggggggggggggggggggggggggggggggggggggggggggggggggggggggggggggggggggggggggggggggggggggggggggggggggggggggggggggggggggggggggggggggggggggggggggggggggggggggggggggggggggggggggggggggggggggggggggggggggggggggggggggggggggggggggggggggggggggggggggggggggggggggggggggggggggggggggggggggggggggggggggggggggggggggggggggggggggggggggggggggggggggggggggggggggggggggggggggggggggtagaaTAGAATGTCTCAAATCAAGGAATATCATAAATAAATCAGGGAATAGATGGAATATCACCCTGAATCAATCATGGAGTAGAATAcccagagctggaagggacccccaaGCGAAGGGGTTCTCATCAATAGCTCTCAGTTCCTGAGAAATCAGAATCGATCCGGATAAACTGGAGTTGGGACCGTTCTGCTTTCCCAAGGGGCTGGGAGTTGGGTGGGGTTTGGAAGgcgcagctgctgctgctgctgctgctgctgctccccaggatgTGCCTGGGGCTCAGAGGGAGCTCAGGAAGCTCAGCATCCTGCTGATGGTGACGCTGCGGATGcgcagagcctgcagcagcgCGCACAGCCGCAGGCGGGCGGGGAACGGcgcccagcccggccccgggggGCCGGATGATCCTGATCCCAAAGGTCCTGATGATCCTGATCCCAGAGATCCAAGGGATCCCAGAGATCCTGATCCCAAAGGTCCTGATCCCAGTGGTCCTGATGATCCTGATCCCAATggtcccagtgatcccagtgatccTGATCCCAGAGATCCTGATCCCAGTGGTCCTGATGATCCTGATCCCAGTGGTCCTGATCCCAGTGGTCCTGATGATCCCAATCCTGATGATCCTGAGCTCGATGATCCCAATGATCCCAATCCCGATGATCCCGGTGACTCCaatgatcccaatcccaatgaTCCTGGTGATCCTGATCCTGATGATCCCATTGACCCTGATCCCAATGATCCCGATAATCCTgatgatcccaatcccaatcccgaTGATCCCGATGATCCCGATGATCCCGATCCCAACGGCGCCTCCGGAACTTCCCCAGCGCAGCTGCCCAGGGCCTGCACGGGGTTAAAAAATGTcttaaaccaaaaaaaattccttgggATATTTAATTTATCGTTAATAAAGTGAGGGGGAAATCTGGGATGTTTAATTTATCCTGAATagggtgaggaaaaaaagtgggatGTCTAATTTATCATTAATAAAGTGAGGGAAAAATTTTGGGATGTTTAATTTATCATGAATAGAGTGAGGGGAAAATCTGGGATATTTAATTTGTCATTaatagagagaggaaaaaattaggatatttaatttattgtggATAGACTGAGGGAATAATCTGGGATATTTCATTTATCATTAATAGACTGAGGGGAGAATTTGGGATATTTCATTTGTCATTAATAGACAGAAAAAATTGGGAtgtttattttatcatttatagactgaaagaaaaatttgggaTATTTAATTTGTCATGAATAGAGTGAGGAAAAATATTGggatatttaatttattgtggATAGACTGAGGGAATAATCTGGGATATTTCATTTATCATTAATAGACTGAGGGGAGAATTTGGGATATTTCATTTGTCATTAATAGACAGAAAAAATTGGGAtgtttattttatcatttatagactgaaagaaaaatttgggaTATTTAATTTGTCATGAATAGAGTGAGGAAAAATATTGggatatttaatttattgtggATAGACTGAGGGAATAATCTGGGATATTTCATTTATCATTAATAGACTGAGGGGAGAATTTGGGATATTTCATTTGTCATTAATAGACAGAAAAAATTGGGAtgtttattttatcatttatagactgaaagaaaaatttgggaTATTTAATTTGTCATGAATAGAGTGAGGAAAAATATTGggatatttaatttattgtggATAGACTGAGGGAATAATCTGGGATATTTCATTTATCATTAATAGACTGAGGGGAGAATTTGGGATATTTCATTTGTCATTAATAGACAGAAAAAATTGGGAtgtttattttatcatttatagactgaaagaaaaatttgggaTATTTAATTTGTCATGAATAGAGTGAGGAAAAATATTGggatatttaatttattgtggATAGACTGAGGGAATAATCTGGGATATTTCATTTATCATTAATAGACTGAGGGGAGAATTTGGGATATTTCATTTGTCATTAATAGACAGAAAAAATTGGGAtgtttattttatcatttatagactgaaagaaaaatttgggaTATTTAATTTGTCATGAATAGAGTGAGGAAAAATATTGggatatttaatttattgtggATAGACTGAGGGAATAATCTGGGATATTTCATTTATCATTAATAGACTGAGGGGAGAATTTGGGATATTTAATTTGTCATTAATAGAGGGAAAAATTGAGGATATTTCATTTATCTTTAATAGACTGAGGGAAAAATCTGCAATATTTAATTAATCATTAATAGACTGGGGGAAGAGTTTGGGATATTTAATTTGTTGTTAATAGACTGAGGGAAAATTTTGGGATGTTTATTGTGAATGAGGGGAAAATTGGAAATATATAATTTACCATTAATAGAGTGAGGGAAGAGTTTGGGATATTTAATTTGTCATTAATAGACTGAggataaaatttgaaatattgaCTCACCATTAATAAggtaaaatttcaaatatttaatttttcacttatAGGACTGAggctaaaatttaatttatcaaCCTTTGCTCCATCCTGTGTCACATCCAGTGCACCAGGGCTGTTACATTTCAATATTTGGAGGAGAAACTGAGCTTTTTTAAATTCCCtatttcctgaattttgggGTAAATGGGGGCAGGAATCCTCACCTCCAGCATCCCATCGagagcccccagcagctgggggtcCTGCAGGTTCCCCAGCTGGGCCCTGTAGGTTCTCACATCCTCAGAGATGCCCTGCAGGCATtttccctgaaagaaaaaatgaaattaaaaactggGAATTGTCAGGAAATGTGGGAATCTGCTGCTCCTTtaaacacacaaacagaaaatgtgctgGGAAATTTATTTACCTTATCAAAAGTTGATCTTTCCAGGACTGGGCAATTTCCAGGCTGCAAATTAAATGAGGAATAAGATTCGTGGTTTAATGGGAGTGTGGGATTTATATATTCCATGAAACCAAGAGggaaaaatttcaattttagctgcaatttctctgctttacccctggctcagctgtgcAGGCTCTGATGGTGTTGATTTGGTTCTCAGTGATGTCCTCCAGATCCACCTCCCCAAGGGTGCACTCAAACCCCAGGGTGTCGAGTTCCTGGGGtgaaaagggaataaaaaaggaattaaaaaggGTCCTTGACAGCTCCATCAAacaatttatatatttttatacatttatcCACAATAATTCCATGTGTCCCAGCTGTCTGTGCTCAGATGAATCCCAGGAACGAGGCTCTGGGAGGACACTGGTTCAGTATGAAACGCAGGGAACAGATCAGGAATTATCCCAGGTTTtgcaaaaatttgtttttatattttattgggAATTGCTCCAAATGATTGCCAGACGTGGAATTTGTGGAGAGCTTTACGGCAGGAGAGTTTCAAAGGGAAATGATCTCttagaaagagtgaaaaatgaCAAACGCAgcgtggggagcagcagctgtttggtGCTGGGGCTTTTGGGGTgaggggtgcaggagcagcaggaatttcagcaaaaaaatgggaaaaggaagaagctgagcagagccctgtgctggaggggctggggggagcagagagcagggatggagagggagggggggctgcagggagggtcCAAGGGagtgccagctgctggggacatcctggggacatctctgacctcctggggacaccacagatatcctggggacaccactgACCTCCTGGGGACATCTCTGACATCTTGGGGCCACCACTGTCATCTGGGGCCACCTCtgacatcctggggacatctCTGACATTCTGGGGACATCTCTGACATCTTGGGGACACCACAGATatcctggggacaccactgACCTCCTGGGGACATCTCTGACATCTTGGGGCCACCACTGTCATCTGGGGCCACCATTGATctcctggggacatccctgaCATCCTGGAAATACCACTGACATCCTGAGGCCACCATTGACTATCTGGAGACATCTCTGACCTCCTGGGGACATCTCTGCCCTCCTGGGGCCACCACTGTCATCTTGGGGCCACTACTGACATCCTGGGGCCACCAGTGACATCTTGGGGACATCCCTGACATCTTGGGGACATCCCTGACAGCCTGGTGACATCCCCGCCGTCCTGGGTACCAGGGTTACCCCATCCTTGCCTGGCTCGGTGCCATCCCCACCCTCCTGGGTgccccccctgccccatccccgcccggttcggggggggggggggggggggggggggggggggggggggggggggggggggggggggggggggggggggggggggggggggggggggggggggggggggggggggggggggggggggggggggggggggggggggggggggggggggggggggggggggggggggggggggggggggggggggggggggggggggggggggggggggggggggggggggggggggggggggggggggggggggggggggggggggggggggggggggggggggggggggggggggggggggggggggggggggggggggggggggggggggggggggggggggggggggggggggggggggggggggggggggggggggggggggggggggggggggggggggggggggggggggggggggggggggggggggggggggggggggggggggggggggggggggggggggggggggggggggggggggggggggggggggggggggggggggggggggggggggggggggggggggggggggggggggggggggggggggggggggggggggggggggggggggggggggggggggggggggggggggggggggggggggggggggggggggggggggggggggggggggggggggggggggggggggggggggggggggggggggggggggggggggggggggggggggggggggggggggggggggggggggggggggggggggggggggggggggggggggggggggggggggggggggggggggggggggggggggggggggggggggggggggggggggggggggg harbors:
- the IL12A gene encoding interleukin-12 subunit alpha; the encoded protein is MTVVAPGGQRCPQEELDTLGFECTLGEVDLEDITENQINTIRACTAEPGPGNCPVLERSTFDKGKCLQGISEDVRTYRAQLGNLQDPQLLGALDGMLEVRIPAPIYPKIQEIGNLKKLRSSGPLGSGSSGPPGPGWAPFPARLRLCALLQALRIRSVTISRMLSFLSSL